A genomic segment from Actinomadura hallensis encodes:
- a CDS encoding YceD family protein, with protein sequence MPHESRKPLTRIDPTAPLVLDTSALGRQPGSSREEHLSVPAPENFGVEMVGVPEGDPIGLDLRFEAVLEGVLVTGTAAVSLRGECSRCLDPIASDFEADFQELFVYDDTRSGGNADDEEFRLEGDLIDLEPVLRDAVVLALPLSPLCREDCPGLCADCGVRMADAEPGHRHEAADPRWAALQDLAGALAPAPPDRGDEGSRPRGSSDRREGKQEG encoded by the coding sequence ATGCCTCACGAAAGCAGGAAGCCACTGACACGCATCGACCCCACCGCCCCGCTCGTGCTCGACACCAGCGCGCTGGGCAGGCAACCCGGGTCGTCGCGGGAGGAGCACCTGTCCGTGCCGGCACCGGAGAATTTCGGCGTCGAGATGGTGGGCGTCCCCGAAGGGGACCCGATCGGACTGGACCTCCGGTTCGAAGCGGTCCTCGAAGGGGTGCTCGTCACCGGCACGGCGGCGGTCTCCCTCCGGGGGGAGTGCTCCCGCTGCCTCGACCCGATCGCCTCGGACTTCGAGGCGGACTTCCAGGAACTGTTCGTCTACGACGACACCCGCTCCGGCGGGAACGCCGACGACGAGGAGTTCCGTCTCGAGGGCGATCTGATCGACCTCGAACCGGTCCTGCGGGACGCCGTGGTGCTCGCGCTGCCGCTGTCCCCGCTGTGCCGGGAGGACTGTCCGGGCCTGTGCGCGGACTGCGGTGTACGGATGGCGGACGCCGAGCCCGGCCACCGCCACGAGGCCGCCGACCCCCGGTGGGCGGCGCTGCAGGATCTCGCCGGCGCCCTGGCGCCGGCGCCCCCCGACCGGGGGGACGAGGGCTCGCGCCCCCGTGGTTCATCCGACCGACGAGAAGGAAAGCAGGAGGGCTGA
- the coaD gene encoding pantetheine-phosphate adenylyltransferase, whose protein sequence is MRRAVCPGSFDPVTNGHLDIISRASRLYDEVVVAVLINKNKKSLFTVEERAEMISETTKEYGNVRVDTFYGLTVDYCKEQDIPVIVRGLRAVSDYEYELQMAQMNHRIAGIETLFMATNPEFAFLSSSLMKEVVKFGGDISGLVPDVVQAALVERLRED, encoded by the coding sequence GTGCGCCGTGCCGTCTGTCCGGGATCGTTCGACCCCGTCACCAACGGGCATCTCGACATCATCAGCCGCGCCTCCCGTCTGTACGACGAGGTGGTCGTCGCCGTGCTGATCAACAAGAACAAGAAGAGCCTGTTCACCGTCGAGGAACGGGCCGAGATGATCTCCGAGACCACCAAGGAGTACGGCAACGTCCGCGTCGACACGTTCTACGGCCTGACGGTGGACTACTGCAAGGAGCAGGACATCCCCGTCATCGTCCGCGGGCTCCGGGCCGTCAGCGACTACGAGTACGAGTTGCAGATGGCCCAGATGAACCACCGCATAGCGGGCATCGAGACGCTCTTCATGGCGACCAATCCGGAGTTCGCGTTCCTCTCGTCGAGCCTGATGAAGGAGGTCGTGAAGTTCGGCGGGGACATCTCCGGCCTCGTCCCCGACGTCGTCCAGGCGGCGCTGGTGGAGCGGCTCCGCGAGGACTGA